Proteins from a genomic interval of Alteromonas macleodii ATCC 27126:
- a CDS encoding DUF3883 domain-containing protein: MEVERKAVALTITHYEEFGYEYIKSVESENCGYDLEIGKGKGKLCVEVKGRGQQSPDITLTPNEYKYFKERKKNYRLVIVTGCMTDEPKIFICKFKDKKLIVINNQEMSVVGKTVESFRLQIN; this comes from the coding sequence TAACGATAACGCATTATGAGGAGTTCGGTTATGAGTATATCAAATCCGTAGAAAGCGAAAACTGCGGTTATGATCTAGAGATAGGTAAGGGTAAAGGTAAACTATGTGTAGAAGTAAAAGGTAGAGGCCAACAATCTCCAGACATAACATTGACTCCGAACGAATATAAGTATTTTAAGGAAAGAAAGAAAAACTATCGACTCGTAATTGTTACAGGATGTATGACCGATGAACCAAAAATTTTTATTTGTAAATTTAAGGATAAGAAGTTAATTGTCATAAACAATCAAGAAATGTCAGTAGTTGGAAAGACTGTGGAATCTTTCAGGTTACAAATTAATTAA